In a single window of the Desulfovibrio mangrovi genome:
- a CDS encoding mannose-1-phosphate guanylyltransferase/mannose-6-phosphate isomerase, whose amino-acid sequence MIIPVILAGGSGTRLWPLSRQLYPKQFLPLVNGKTLFQDTALRLSRNSDFDSPIVVCSEDHRFMVAEQAREKKISLSKIILEPVGKNTAPATYVAAEQACRIDENSTLLVLPADHHINNVELFLATVSKGKELAEAGALVTFGIVPKYAETGYGYIERGSVTGNVESEAYTINRFVEKPDADTAQTYVDSGNFYWNSGMFMFSAKRYMQELERVNSTMAEACQLAIANGKHDLDFFRLDAASFAESPSDSIDYAVMEHTSAGAVIPLDAGWNDVGSWSALWDIKEKDAHENVALGDVITHDVHGSYLHSTGRLLAVVGLQDHVVVETADAVMVSPKDRVQDVKKLVNTLKADSRPEALLHKKVYRPWGAYETINLEERFQVKRITVKPGAILSLQKHHHRAEHWIVVKGTALVTRGEDTIMLKEEESTYIPLGYLHRLENPGKIDLELIEVQTGSYLGEDDIVRFDDMYGRHDTKEIS is encoded by the coding sequence ATGATAATTCCAGTTATACTCGCAGGGGGATCCGGTACTAGACTTTGGCCGCTGTCTCGCCAGTTATACCCAAAACAGTTCCTTCCTTTAGTGAACGGAAAAACTCTATTTCAGGATACGGCTTTAAGATTATCTCGTAATTCTGATTTTGATTCTCCTATTGTTGTATGTAGTGAAGATCATCGCTTTATGGTCGCTGAACAGGCTCGCGAGAAGAAGATTTCTCTCTCGAAGATTATTCTTGAGCCGGTAGGCAAAAATACAGCTCCTGCCACGTATGTTGCAGCTGAACAGGCTTGTCGTATTGATGAAAACTCTACTTTACTTGTGTTGCCTGCTGACCACCATATTAATAATGTGGAATTGTTTCTAGCAACGGTATCGAAGGGAAAGGAGCTTGCAGAGGCTGGGGCGTTGGTAACTTTTGGTATTGTGCCCAAATATGCCGAAACTGGGTATGGTTACATTGAACGTGGTTCAGTTACAGGTAACGTTGAAAGTGAAGCCTACACAATAAATAGGTTTGTTGAGAAACCGGATGCGGATACAGCTCAGACCTATGTTGATTCCGGTAATTTTTACTGGAATAGTGGTATGTTCATGTTTTCCGCGAAGCGTTATATGCAAGAGCTTGAGCGAGTTAACTCTACAATGGCGGAAGCTTGTCAGCTGGCTATAGCTAACGGCAAGCATGATCTTGACTTTTTTAGGCTTGATGCGGCGAGCTTTGCTGAAAGCCCAAGTGATTCCATCGACTATGCTGTTATGGAGCACACTTCAGCTGGTGCAGTCATTCCGCTTGATGCAGGTTGGAATGATGTAGGATCATGGAGTGCTCTTTGGGATATAAAAGAAAAAGATGCTCATGAGAACGTTGCGTTGGGGGACGTTATTACGCATGACGTACATGGGTCTTACCTTCATTCGACAGGGCGTCTACTTGCAGTAGTAGGTCTTCAAGACCATGTTGTGGTCGAAACCGCTGATGCTGTGATGGTCTCTCCGAAAGATCGCGTCCAGGATGTAAAAAAGCTTGTGAACACGCTCAAGGCCGACAGTCGTCCTGAGGCGCTTCTTCACAAGAAGGTATATCGCCCATGGGGCGCGTATGAAACTATCAATCTTGAAGAGCGGTTTCAGGTTAAGCGGATTACCGTAAAGCCAGGAGCTATTCTTTCTCTTCAAAAGCATCACCATCGAGCTGAGCATTGGATCGTTGTTAAGGGGACAGCCTTGGTTACTCGCGGTGAAGATACGATCATGCTCAAGGAAGAGGAATCTACTTATATTCCGCTTGGCTACCTTCATCGTTTGGAAAACCCCGGAAAGATAGATCTTGAGCTCATAGAGGTGCAAACGGGCAGCTATCTTGGTGAAGACGATATAGTCCGTTTTGATGACATGTATGGTCGTCATGACACCAAGGAGATTTCCTAA